A single region of the Enterococcus mundtii genome encodes:
- a CDS encoding transposase, whose amino-acid sequence MSIDMYLNDSLTQATSASNFCQKQVTDYQNLQQAITQFTLQTPNLQGKTYDAAKAYFSQILYPLVQGGILLSEAVEKAAKRFPQQYIEQVDSISLKQSELEAQIRQMNQYITQAEGIRQLLLSPHMPEEHQGFQLNQNTLLLTMYHDLKHKLEEKLQRLLDYNQSSAQFFTEIKSLEQAVNQGLAQTKTAWNSQTKTFSIPKDLSWTTTIQDKWQQAENEKKGIDPTKNKELEKYNVYALIIHDSDGNPRVFWKIEDKQSGYGIVNPELYQYVTKVGQYLEPELIQFMTYDTYQEKVNVAWRQGVNYETGEKLDPLLGSLVSTSQYVKDGYTWINESELGQALMILGFTYASYKVLTTTGVKQVENAKIEEVGGGNIPKLSTLTEAEKLKIANQYKKTAPIDIPDNVKINAKTMNAGYEQITYKWNDGEFKYEVRWHTRTPGAPVEQGNTWVIQRILPGNGGNKPQNFFKIGDNEWVEAYKWYDAINARKKGNATTEQIIILEKGHWKE is encoded by the coding sequence ATGAGTATCGACATGTACCTAAACGACTCCTTAACACAAGCTACGAGCGCCAGTAATTTCTGTCAAAAACAAGTCACTGATTACCAAAATCTCCAACAAGCCATCACTCAATTCACTTTACAAACGCCCAATCTCCAAGGGAAAACCTACGACGCTGCGAAAGCCTATTTTTCCCAAATACTTTACCCACTCGTCCAAGGAGGAATCTTACTCTCCGAAGCGGTCGAAAAAGCAGCGAAACGATTTCCACAACAGTACATAGAACAAGTCGACTCCATTAGCTTGAAACAATCCGAATTAGAAGCGCAAATTCGTCAAATGAATCAATATATCACCCAAGCCGAGGGAATACGGCAACTGCTTCTTTCACCTCATATGCCAGAAGAACACCAAGGCTTTCAACTCAATCAAAATACGTTATTACTCACGATGTATCATGACTTGAAACACAAGCTGGAAGAGAAACTTCAAAGACTCCTAGATTACAATCAAAGCTCCGCCCAATTTTTTACAGAAATCAAAAGTCTCGAACAAGCAGTCAATCAAGGCCTTGCTCAAACGAAAACTGCTTGGAATAGCCAAACGAAGACATTCTCTATCCCGAAAGATTTGTCGTGGACAACCACGATCCAAGACAAATGGCAACAAGCAGAAAACGAGAAAAAAGGCATCGATCCAACTAAAAACAAAGAACTAGAAAAGTACAACGTCTATGCTCTCATTATTCACGATAGCGATGGGAATCCACGTGTCTTTTGGAAAATCGAAGACAAGCAATCAGGCTACGGTATCGTGAACCCCGAGCTCTATCAATATGTCACGAAAGTAGGGCAATATTTAGAACCTGAACTGATCCAATTCATGACGTACGATACTTACCAAGAAAAAGTCAATGTGGCTTGGCGCCAAGGTGTTAATTATGAAACTGGTGAAAAACTAGACCCACTCTTAGGCAGTCTCGTCTCTACCTCACAATACGTCAAAGACGGCTACACATGGATCAATGAATCTGAACTCGGTCAAGCCCTGATGATCTTAGGCTTTACGTATGCGTCTTACAAAGTCTTGACGACCACTGGTGTGAAACAGGTGGAAAATGCTAAGATTGAGGAGGTGGGTGGTGGAAATATACCAAAGCTATCCACGCTAACTGAAGCAGAGAAACTTAAAATTGCAAATCAATATAAGAAAACAGCACCTATAGATATTCCTGATAACGTAAAAATTAATGCCAAGACAATGAATGCTGGTTATGAACAGATTACTTATAAGTGGAATGATGGTGAATTTAAGTATGAAGTGAGGTGGCATACAAGAACTCCAGGAGCACCTGTTGAACAGGGCAATACATGGGTCATCCAAAGAATACTACCTGGAAATGGAGGGAACAAGCCCCAAAATTTTTTCAAAATTGGTGATAATGAATGGGTAGAAGCGTATAAATGGTATGATGCTATAAATGCAAGAAAAAAAGGAAATGCTACTACAGAACAAATTATAATTTTGGAAAAAGGTCATTGGAAGGAGTGA
- a CDS encoding FecCD family ABC transporter permease, producing MKKIYWGIGLLLFLWLVTAGISLMIGTPFLYIDQLIDVALGRGTQVQQLVLTEFRLPRLLISLFAGTCLGIAGYLLQGVTRNPLADSSILGINSGAGFFVMLYLGFFTSHASPFLLLFVAFLGGTLAACLVYFVAYQRSGQVAMNRLLLSGIAVNAGFSAAMLLSTIKISKENYGFVNAWLAGSIWGASWPYVTAFLPWVLILIPLAFFYSRRIGLLSFGPERAQSLGLNVSRSQSVLLLLAVGLACGSVAVAGSLSFVGLLAPHAAKIIVRKENQWTLLFSGLFGGLFVNIADILARIILPDGEVPTGILIAVLGAPYFLYLLFYIQKKQLSV from the coding sequence GTGAAAAAAATATATTGGGGGATTGGCCTGTTACTATTTTTATGGCTTGTGACTGCGGGAATCAGTTTAATGATCGGTACACCGTTTCTTTATATTGATCAATTGATCGATGTCGCACTTGGTAGAGGAACACAGGTCCAACAATTGGTTCTGACAGAATTTCGCTTGCCACGCCTATTGATCAGTTTATTCGCAGGTACCTGTCTAGGAATCGCAGGCTATCTTTTGCAAGGAGTAACTAGAAACCCATTAGCTGATTCAAGTATTTTAGGTATCAACTCCGGCGCAGGATTTTTTGTGATGCTATACTTAGGTTTTTTTACTAGCCATGCGTCACCTTTCTTGTTGCTTTTCGTTGCCTTTTTAGGCGGCACGCTTGCTGCATGTCTAGTCTATTTTGTTGCCTATCAGCGTTCTGGACAAGTAGCGATGAATCGCTTGCTCCTTTCAGGTATCGCTGTGAATGCGGGCTTTTCTGCGGCAATGCTTTTAAGTACGATAAAAATCTCAAAAGAAAATTATGGCTTTGTGAACGCTTGGTTAGCAGGTTCAATCTGGGGGGCTAGTTGGCCTTATGTCACTGCCTTTTTGCCATGGGTACTTATTCTGATCCCTTTAGCGTTTTTCTATAGTCGCAGGATTGGTCTTTTATCCTTTGGCCCAGAACGTGCGCAAAGCTTAGGGTTGAACGTGTCACGAAGTCAGTCAGTTTTATTACTGCTTGCAGTTGGTTTAGCCTGTGGCAGTGTTGCTGTGGCAGGCAGCTTGTCCTTTGTGGGTTTACTCGCACCGCATGCTGCCAAAATCATTGTACGTAAAGAAAATCAGTGGACACTCCTATTCAGTGGTTTGTTCGGAGGATTATTTGTCAATATTGCTGATATTCTTGCGCGCATCATTTTACCAGATGGAGAAGTTCCTACAGGGATCTTGATTGCCGTCTTGGGCGCACCGTATTTTCTTTATTTATTATTTTATATTCAAAAGAAACAACTATCTGTCTAG
- a CDS encoding TIGR04197 family type VII secretion effector gives MVTFSSNSQQAQQSTSRITSATTPLNQASSLQNDTRTTLIGNQDIQSSITSAKNSANQIASAISGAANQLQTAAQGFSTLDTQLSRDLFKERR, from the coding sequence ATGGTCACATTCAGCAGTAATTCTCAACAAGCCCAACAGTCCACTTCAAGAATCACCAGTGCAACCACCCCTTTAAACCAAGCATCATCGCTTCAAAATGACACACGCACCACGCTAATTGGCAATCAAGACATTCAAAGTAGCATAACGTCCGCCAAAAACTCAGCCAATCAAATTGCCTCAGCTATCTCAGGCGCTGCTAATCAATTGCAAACTGCTGCTCAAGGATTTTCTACACTAGACACTCAGTTAAGTCGAGATCTTTTTAAGGAGAGACGCTAA
- a CDS encoding YqgQ family protein: MESLYDVQQLFKRFGIFIYVGARIYDIELMTIELRKLYDNHLIDHETYMTAWHILKREHRIEESRKKGI, translated from the coding sequence ATGGAAAGCTTATACGACGTACAACAGCTATTCAAGAGATTTGGTATCTTTATTTATGTGGGAGCACGGATTTATGATATTGAATTGATGACGATCGAATTACGTAAGCTTTATGATAATCATTTGATCGATCACGAAACATATATGACTGCGTGGCACATCTTAAAAAGAGAACACCGAATCGAAGAGAGCAGAAAGAAAGGAATTTGA
- a CDS encoding iron-hydroxamate ABC transporter substrate-binding protein, with product MRLKNKLFTISSALLLVGLLSACSPGSSTTEETTASSTTADNGTHTLTDTLGHSVEIPNQPKRIIGSYLEDYLVALGETPVAQWTVGSGSIQDYLQDDLKDVPTISYDLPYENVLSFEPDLLLISSSATVEGGKYEQYSKIAPTYVVKNGTDVTWEEQLQDIGKVLNKEDKAEEIIQDYQDYAKETREELSDQIDGKTAAVLWVTNNSAFMVSQNRSSGRIVYEDLQFGVPSLVEEVSKEATSDWSAVSSEKLAELDADYIILVNSDEQAAMFNEPTWQNLKAVKAGQVFEFGPTSSWLYNGPIASRQMIDDIKGELK from the coding sequence ATGAGACTTAAAAATAAACTATTCACAATCTCTAGTGCATTACTTTTGGTGGGATTACTGAGTGCTTGCTCGCCAGGCTCATCTACAACCGAAGAGACAACCGCATCATCGACTACTGCTGATAATGGTACGCATACCTTGACAGATACATTAGGACATTCAGTTGAAATACCTAACCAACCAAAGCGGATCATCGGCAGTTATTTAGAGGATTATCTTGTTGCGTTAGGTGAAACCCCGGTTGCTCAATGGACAGTCGGCAGTGGTTCGATCCAAGATTATTTACAAGATGATCTGAAAGATGTCCCAACTATCTCCTATGATCTACCCTATGAAAATGTGTTAAGTTTTGAACCTGATTTATTATTGATTTCTTCTTCAGCCACTGTTGAAGGTGGTAAATACGAGCAATATAGTAAAATTGCTCCAACCTATGTTGTTAAAAATGGTACCGATGTCACATGGGAAGAACAGTTGCAAGACATTGGCAAAGTATTGAATAAAGAGGACAAAGCAGAGGAAATCATTCAAGATTATCAAGATTACGCGAAAGAAACACGAGAAGAATTGAGTGATCAGATCGATGGGAAAACAGCGGCTGTCTTATGGGTCACGAACAACTCTGCCTTTATGGTCAGTCAGAATCGTTCAAGCGGTCGCATCGTTTATGAAGATCTACAATTTGGTGTGCCATCTTTAGTAGAAGAAGTATCAAAAGAGGCAACCTCTGATTGGTCAGCTGTTTCATCAGAAAAATTAGCTGAATTAGACGCAGACTACATCATCTTAGTCAATAGTGATGAACAAGCAGCGATGTTCAACGAACCCACTTGGCAAAATCTGAAAGCAGTCAAAGCGGGTCAAGTGTTCGAATTTGGTCCAACTTCTAGCTGGTTATATAATGGACCAATCGCTAGTCGTCAAATGATCGATGATATCAAAGGCGAGCTAAAGTAA
- a CDS encoding 5-formyltetrahydrofolate cyclo-ligase: MGHEKQKKDQLRQFGINELKKIAASGYKKEKEQKIYKQLFATEYWKQAQVIGLTLSNEFEIDTRPLIEQARASGKIVVIPKTLPKRQMAFYEFSENTVLERSSFGVLEPVSTHFYEATMIDLLIVPGIIFHPDGYRIGFGGGYYDRYLKEYPHQTCSLTFKEMIHNDWEPEDFDKKIQHLLND, encoded by the coding sequence TTGGGACACGAAAAGCAGAAAAAAGACCAGCTCCGTCAATTTGGCATTAATGAACTTAAAAAAATTGCTGCAAGTGGCTACAAAAAAGAAAAAGAACAAAAAATCTATAAGCAATTGTTTGCAACCGAGTATTGGAAGCAGGCGCAAGTCATCGGTTTAACTCTTTCAAATGAATTTGAAATAGATACACGACCGTTGATCGAACAAGCGAGAGCCTCAGGGAAAATCGTTGTGATCCCCAAAACATTGCCAAAACGTCAAATGGCATTTTATGAGTTCTCTGAGAACACAGTTTTAGAACGTTCAAGTTTTGGTGTGTTAGAACCTGTTTCAACGCATTTTTATGAGGCAACGATGATCGATTTATTGATCGTCCCAGGAATCATCTTTCATCCAGATGGGTACAGAATCGGCTTTGGTGGAGGGTATTATGATCGCTATCTGAAAGAGTATCCGCATCAAACGTGCAGCTTGACTTTCAAAGAGATGATTCATAATGATTGGGAACCAGAAGACTTTGATAAGAAAATCCAACATTTATTGAACGACTAA
- a CDS encoding DUF3958 family protein, protein MNQWTNLDTEETLLQAKREEQEKKMKQLDACRSDYQNHFKEIGNFLFRLQMSYQKSNTFTSIETFTSEFSHQRRRLMNGFDECQHHEMIQQQRITNKLEEIAFEKRKIMSEEQNL, encoded by the coding sequence ATGAATCAATGGACAAATCTTGATACCGAGGAAACGTTGCTGCAAGCAAAAAGAGAAGAACAGGAAAAGAAAATGAAACAACTTGATGCCTGCCGTTCAGATTACCAGAATCACTTTAAAGAAATCGGAAACTTCTTATTTCGATTACAGATGTCCTACCAGAAATCGAATACCTTTACGTCCATCGAAACATTCACCTCGGAGTTTTCACATCAAAGGAGGCGATTGATGAATGGCTTTGATGAATGCCAACATCACGAAATGATCCAACAACAAAGAATCACGAATAAACTCGAAGAAATTGCTTTTGAGAAAAGAAAAATCATGTCGGAGGAACAAAACCTATGA
- a CDS encoding ABC transporter ATP-binding protein: protein MSRLNAVEITTGYPNKTIIENLSVAIPEGKITSLIGPNGSGKSTLLKSFTRILPVKNGKILVNDRDLTTYHSKELARKLALLAQTSEYPLGMTVEEVVSYGRYPYQKLFSGMDDQDLQAIEWALTATDLISLKDRDLASLSGGQAQRVWIAMALAQEADILILDEPTTFLDPAHQLEILDLLKEINRMKKTTILMSIHDINHASRFSDYLVAMKEGRLIVNGTPEQVITKEWMREIFEIEAQIVQLPETNKPVFLTYDLIKKPEGK, encoded by the coding sequence ATGTCTAGATTAAATGCAGTTGAAATTACTACCGGTTACCCCAACAAAACGATAATTGAAAATTTGTCTGTCGCTATACCAGAAGGGAAAATCACCAGTTTGATTGGCCCGAACGGCAGTGGTAAGTCTACATTATTAAAAAGCTTTACCCGCATACTTCCTGTAAAAAACGGTAAAATATTAGTCAACGATCGTGACTTGACGACCTATCATTCGAAAGAACTAGCTCGGAAACTTGCCTTACTAGCCCAAACGAGTGAATACCCATTAGGAATGACAGTCGAAGAAGTCGTTTCCTACGGTAGATATCCTTATCAAAAACTATTCAGTGGCATGGATGATCAAGATCTGCAAGCCATTGAGTGGGCATTGACAGCGACGGATCTGATCTCGCTAAAAGATCGAGACTTAGCGAGTTTATCCGGAGGTCAAGCCCAACGAGTCTGGATTGCGATGGCGTTAGCTCAAGAAGCAGATATCTTGATCCTTGATGAACCGACAACTTTTTTAGATCCGGCGCATCAACTGGAAATCTTAGATCTGCTGAAAGAAATCAACCGAATGAAAAAAACAACGATTTTGATGTCGATCCATGACATCAATCATGCCTCCCGTTTTTCCGATTATTTAGTCGCAATGAAAGAAGGGCGATTAATTGTCAACGGGACTCCAGAACAAGTCATCACGAAAGAATGGATGAGAGAGATTTTTGAGATCGAAGCACAAATCGTTCAATTACCTGAAACAAATAAACCTGTCTTTTTAACATATGATCTCATCAAGAAACCGGAGGGAAAATGA
- a CDS encoding response regulator transcription factor: protein MRKVLLIEDDPTITDFMEVVLAKEHYHVTIATTGMEALHVFQEDSFDLILLDLGLPDIDGIELLKIIRKRLATPLIVISARNNEHEKVKALDLGADDYVTKPFGMNELLARIRTAFRHRKQEELPSVITNGELTLDTESQLLTKAGEPIHLTKNEYRILLVLFQHLGKVVTYRVLTSEVWGPYGTDSQVLRVNMSNIRKKIEKNTIRPEYLITEIGVGYRLRDYRNS, encoded by the coding sequence ATGAGGAAAGTACTATTGATTGAAGATGACCCAACGATCACTGATTTTATGGAAGTCGTGTTGGCAAAAGAACATTATCACGTTACGATTGCCACAACAGGCATGGAAGCTTTGCATGTGTTCCAAGAAGATTCCTTTGACTTGATTTTGCTCGATTTAGGTTTGCCAGACATTGATGGCATCGAATTATTGAAAATCATTCGTAAACGACTGGCTACACCGTTGATCGTGATCTCAGCGCGAAACAACGAGCATGAAAAAGTCAAAGCCCTTGATCTCGGTGCTGATGATTACGTCACTAAACCTTTTGGGATGAATGAATTACTTGCTAGGATCAGAACCGCTTTTCGTCATCGTAAACAAGAGGAATTACCTTCAGTCATCACCAATGGTGAATTGACTTTGGACACAGAAAGCCAACTGTTAACCAAAGCAGGAGAACCGATCCATCTCACTAAGAATGAATATCGCATTTTGCTCGTATTATTCCAACACCTTGGGAAGGTCGTCACTTATCGCGTATTAACATCAGAAGTTTGGGGGCCTTATGGAACAGATTCCCAAGTGTTGCGAGTGAATATGTCAAACATTCGGAAAAAAATCGAGAAAAATACCATTCGTCCAGAATATTTGATCACTGAGATCGGAGTTGGCTATCGGTTACGTGATTACCGAAATTCTTAG
- a CDS encoding rhomboid family intramembrane serine protease, with product MKVNRQQQFKLKSWLDGPFLTQIFLVIQTIIFFAMEVLPGNSVAFGLGMSGQHIAYLHEWWRLITPIFIHFGMMHFVLNSVVLYFMGSQIETVYGHWRFFLIYLLSGIMGNVTSFAFNEMNVLSGGASTSLFGLFGALFVLGIHYKNDYLVKQLVRRYMIFIVFSFIFGISDTSVDIWGHVGGLIGGFLIGNLLGLPNRSNDYSIHHRIISSIVFLFLFIICVLVGLKNYGILV from the coding sequence ATGAAAGTAAATCGGCAGCAACAATTCAAATTAAAATCTTGGCTCGATGGGCCATTTTTAACACAGATATTTTTAGTGATCCAAACAATCATCTTTTTCGCAATGGAGGTATTACCTGGTAATAGCGTGGCTTTTGGACTAGGCATGTCTGGCCAGCATATTGCCTACCTACATGAATGGTGGCGTTTGATCACACCAATATTTATCCATTTTGGGATGATGCATTTTGTACTGAACTCTGTCGTTTTGTATTTTATGGGTTCACAAATCGAAACGGTATACGGTCATTGGCGCTTTTTCTTGATTTATTTACTTAGTGGTATCATGGGAAATGTGACCAGTTTTGCCTTCAATGAAATGAACGTATTATCTGGTGGGGCAAGTACATCACTTTTTGGTTTATTTGGTGCGTTATTTGTTCTAGGTATTCATTACAAAAATGATTATCTGGTGAAACAGCTTGTACGCCGTTACATGATATTCATTGTTTTTTCTTTTATATTCGGTATATCAGATACCTCAGTAGATATCTGGGGACATGTTGGTGGCTTGATCGGAGGTTTCCTGATAGGGAATCTATTAGGATTACCAAATCGATCCAATGATTACTCAATCCATCATCGTATTATATCGTCGATCGTTTTTCTCTTTCTTTTTATAATATGTGTTTTAGTGGGTTTAAAAAATTATGGAATACTTGTATAA
- a CDS encoding FecCD family ABC transporter permease, translating into MRKGKKINILWLLLLLAILVFFFALYNGASEVKGNEVWQALFHFDPTDQAQQIIRNIRLPRVIGAFIVGSCFALSGALMQGVTRNNLADSGLLGINAGASLAMAFSFAFLPKASPFSIFLLSLLGSLIVTMIVLGFFSFSKIGLSTMQMILAGVAISSFFTAISQALTQLFNLQQDLTFWFVGGAANITWQQLLVLSPIYLVAVIGSFLLGKSISLIHLSESHAIALGGHPQRTRVLVFIFVSILAALAVSLVGPVSFIGLMVPPVVRGFVGTDYRYVLPASFIAGGILVMLADFVARMVNPPFETPFGLVISLIGVPFLLVQVRRERV; encoded by the coding sequence ATGAGGAAAGGGAAAAAAATAAATATCCTATGGCTGCTTCTGTTATTGGCAATCCTTGTCTTCTTTTTTGCTTTGTATAATGGTGCTTCTGAAGTTAAAGGAAATGAAGTCTGGCAGGCGTTGTTCCATTTCGATCCAACTGATCAAGCCCAGCAGATCATACGTAATATCCGTCTGCCTCGGGTCATCGGAGCATTTATTGTGGGTAGCTGTTTCGCCCTCAGTGGCGCTTTGATGCAAGGGGTAACGCGAAACAACTTGGCAGATTCAGGATTGTTAGGGATCAATGCTGGTGCCTCGTTAGCCATGGCATTTAGCTTTGCTTTTTTACCTAAAGCTTCGCCGTTTTCAATTTTTCTGCTTTCATTACTTGGTTCGTTGATCGTGACGATGATCGTTCTAGGTTTTTTCAGTTTTTCAAAAATAGGACTCAGTACTATGCAGATGATTTTAGCCGGTGTGGCAATCAGTTCTTTTTTTACCGCAATCAGCCAAGCACTGACCCAGTTATTTAATCTACAACAAGATTTGACTTTTTGGTTTGTTGGCGGTGCGGCGAATATTACTTGGCAACAGTTACTCGTTCTTTCACCTATCTATCTAGTGGCGGTTATTGGCTCTTTTCTATTAGGGAAGTCGATCTCCCTGATCCATTTGAGTGAATCACATGCGATCGCCTTAGGAGGACATCCACAGCGCACACGGGTACTGGTTTTCATCTTTGTTTCGATCTTAGCAGCGTTAGCTGTTTCTTTAGTTGGGCCCGTCTCTTTTATTGGTTTGATGGTTCCACCTGTTGTTCGTGGCTTTGTCGGTACGGATTATCGGTATGTCTTGCCAGCTTCATTTATCGCTGGGGGGATCTTAGTTATGTTAGCAGATTTTGTGGCACGCATGGTCAATCCACCATTTGAAACACCTTTTGGCTTAGTCATTTCCTTGATTGGTGTCCCTTTTTTATTGGTACAAGTTAGGAGGGAACGCGTGTGA